In the Helicoverpa zea isolate HzStark_Cry1AcR chromosome 27, ilHelZeax1.1, whole genome shotgun sequence genome, one interval contains:
- the LOC124643488 gene encoding uncharacterized protein LOC124643488, which yields MEDVYTIKVKTKPDRRNLYPSERRYSASTVSGLAWVHIALAATSFLLACLALVNPNTDTQVQNNNTLRNDVTRNPVYDLLQNETVINLNNEDGTQKNSLNETNFVTSGSNETGKSLNSNETTDLDGNKNDSNYILVLAPALITIFGLAAGVASILASVRWYIDHNITWLFVMSCLSTLISLASFVMIAVWFITTSEGDITEFYKDKVPFKDYVVIRHTDVIIKNESHMIVALNSTASNEETPNLFTKRVLSINILIAAFLELLWSILSVKISYKGMKNTYKEENERRGNCISVVTKIKGNDTRKLPRNGKLLPPKPDLIDHYPSKKIKRIFLAQSDNGFYLKNQGNKAKQNTETSSEFYKERMMNFLNRCASLEGMSNPENTSSVHSEALNPIPEGVTVETSVQDTTNIPVTEIKDRVTPISWGDTPEHTVYNQNTLNLDKIFKFKPNANKSESVNE from the coding sequence ATGGAAGACGTGTacacaattaaagttaaaacgaAACCTGATAGGAGGAACTTATATCCTTCTGAGCGAAGGTATTCGGCGTCAACAGTGTCTGGGCTGGCTTGGGTGCACATAGCCCTAGCGGCTACTTCCTTTCTTCTCGCCTGTTTAGCGCTCGTGAACCCAAAtaccgacacacaggtacaaaATAACAATACGCTCCGAAATGACGTTACACGAAATCCCGTTTACGATCTACTGCAAAATGAAACAGTAATAAACTTGAATAATGAAGATggaactcaaaaaaattcgctcAACGAAACGAATTTTGTGACGAGTGGATCCAATGAGACCGGAAAATCGTTAAATTCAAACGAAACGACGGATTTAGACGGTAATAAAAATGATAGTAATTATATATTGGTTTTAGCACCGGCTTTAATTACTATATTTGGTTTAGCTGCCGGCGTAGCTAGTATACTAGCGTCAGTCAGATGGTACATAGACCATAACATAACCTGGTTATTCGTCATGTCGTGTTTATCGACGCTGATCTCTCTCGCTTCGTTTGTAATGATAGCTGTATGGTTTATAACCACGTCTGAGGGAGACATCACCGAGTTCTACAAGGACAAAGTGCCTTTCAAAGACTATGTAGTCATCAGACATACAGACGTGATCATTAAAAATGAGTCGCATATGATTGTCGCGCTAAATTCGACTGCAAGCAATGAAGAAACACCGAATTTGTTTACAAAACGTGTGCTATCTATCAACATTTTAATAGCCGCGTTTTTGGAATTACTGTGGTCTATTCTAAGCGTGAAAATTTCATATAAAGGCatgaaaaatacatacaaagaaGAGAACGAAAGACGAGGCAACTGCATATCAGTTGTGACAAAAATTAAAGGCAATGACACCCGAAAATTGCCACGAAATGGCAAGCTTTTGCCTCCAAAACCTGACTTAATTGACCACTATCCTAGCAAGAAAATTAAAAGGATATTCTTAGCACAATCTGACAAcggattttatttgaaaaatcaaGGCAATAAAGCGAAACAAAATACTGAAACAAGTTCGGAATTTTATAAAGAGCGGATGATGAATTTTTTAAACCGATGCGCGTCCTTGGAAGGTATGTCCAACCCTGAGAATACTTCTAGCGTCCATTCTGAAGCCTTGAACCCGATACCAGAAGGCGTGACTGTTGAAACCAGTGTTCAAGACACAACGAACATACCAGTCACTGAAATAAAAGATCGAGTGACCCCTATAAGTTGGGGAGACACTCCTGAACATACGGTTTATAATCAGAATACATTGAATTTGGACAAGATTTTCAAGTTTAAGCCAAATGCGAACAAAAGTGAATCGGTTAACGAGTAG